A genomic segment from Nitratiruptor sp. YY08-10 encodes:
- a CDS encoding RecB-like helicase, translated as MNLLALKASAGTGKTYSLALFYLARLFEGANPYDVLAITFTNKAANEMRERVVDFLFGLDDEKLQKIASIIDKDAKSIANERQRVIQKFLASRLNIVTIDAFVQKILRKFAFFAGLSPDFTIEKIEVFESFINTLEDKEFRAFTNFAKWFGHSGIGAFFDTLYEKDKELPHIQFPIQDNTQAVLTLYHKIVEHIHNVGTEAKKRDFQPVAKVEEFLFTKSGGLRAWLTKEEFKIPGVPASKEIQEIFVQLKKELKAYYDYKEAKFLQTLLEYYRQFKTQRKNLIIQKNGLDFTDIKHFIYDLLQYSIEKDFLYFRLDSKISHILFDEFQDTSVEDWKIFEPLVDEIASGAGARENRSFFYVGDVKQAIYGFRGGQAELFDWVANRYGMQIEELDVNYRSRSNIVEYVNEMFDLKQKSHEKGGYVEVIASDSLLEMLKEKVQMLLEAGVQEHQIAILVPTNSDIFQVADFLQEELGLKATTSSSKLLIHQPHAKAIIEAIKYLYTRQKIHLFNFQSVTSQELEVFKEQKPVQLIRKIADRYGLWDDSVVDLLEHALNYKDIDEFVNEIDQCDIEVKSISQGIEVLTVHKSKGLAFEHTIVLDRLGKDRTRKENIIFDYEGIALRRLVLRQKGREHFDPEYQQLLEKEERKERRELRNVAYVALTRARNSLIVLKNPDSKRYGFLQETKRGSIIVQKSGQEDSVIPFTWKLRNYGKQEIIEEQEYKPNDFAAIYKGEAYHQALEIGFAYAKSRFALLSDLEHMQEEVKKVQTLIEKRFKPLYYKEIPFVSGDKLGIIDLLIQEDDRYVIIDYKSTRPHDESGYIKQVQFYKESVEKITGKKAEGYLLYIDELSLKKV; from the coding sequence ATGAATCTTCTTGCTCTCAAAGCAAGTGCTGGGACTGGAAAAACATACAGTTTGGCGCTATTTTATCTTGCAAGGCTTTTTGAAGGGGCCAATCCTTACGATGTTTTGGCAATTACCTTTACCAATAAAGCCGCCAATGAGATGAGAGAGCGTGTGGTGGATTTTTTGTTCGGTTTGGATGATGAGAAGTTGCAAAAAATAGCTTCGATTATAGACAAAGATGCAAAATCAATCGCGAATGAACGACAAAGAGTTATTCAAAAATTTCTTGCCAGCCGATTGAACATCGTGACCATCGATGCTTTTGTGCAAAAAATCCTGCGTAAATTTGCTTTTTTTGCCGGCCTTTCTCCCGATTTTACCATCGAAAAAATCGAAGTTTTCGAATCTTTCATCAATACATTGGAGGACAAAGAGTTCCGAGCGTTCACCAACTTTGCCAAGTGGTTTGGGCACAGTGGAATAGGCGCTTTTTTTGATACGCTCTACGAAAAAGATAAGGAGCTCCCCCATATACAGTTTCCTATCCAGGATAATACGCAAGCAGTACTCACCTTGTATCACAAAATAGTAGAGCATATTCATAATGTTGGCACAGAAGCGAAAAAACGAGATTTTCAGCCGGTAGCAAAAGTAGAGGAGTTTCTGTTTACAAAAAGCGGCGGGTTAAGAGCATGGCTCACGAAAGAGGAGTTTAAGATTCCAGGAGTTCCTGCTTCTAAAGAGATCCAAGAGATCTTTGTGCAGCTAAAAAAGGAGCTGAAAGCATATTATGATTACAAAGAGGCGAAATTTTTACAAACGCTGCTTGAGTATTATCGACAGTTTAAAACCCAAAGAAAAAATCTCATTATCCAAAAAAATGGATTAGATTTTACCGATATCAAGCATTTTATCTATGATTTGTTACAGTACTCCATCGAAAAAGATTTTCTCTATTTCAGACTCGATAGCAAAATATCGCATATTCTTTTCGATGAATTTCAGGATACCTCAGTAGAAGACTGGAAAATATTTGAGCCCTTAGTCGATGAGATAGCCAGTGGAGCTGGGGCCAGGGAGAATCGCAGTTTTTTTTATGTTGGTGATGTGAAACAGGCTATTTACGGATTTCGAGGAGGGCAGGCGGAGCTTTTCGACTGGGTGGCGAACCGTTATGGTATGCAAATCGAAGAACTGGATGTCAATTACCGCTCGCGTTCGAATATCGTTGAATATGTCAACGAGATGTTTGATCTGAAGCAAAAAAGCCACGAAAAGGGTGGCTATGTGGAAGTCATAGCGAGTGACTCTTTGCTTGAAATGTTAAAGGAAAAAGTACAGATGCTCCTGGAAGCGGGTGTGCAAGAGCATCAAATAGCAATTCTTGTCCCCACAAACAGCGATATTTTCCAAGTGGCCGATTTTCTGCAAGAAGAGCTGGGCCTAAAGGCAACTACGAGCAGCTCTAAACTCCTTATTCATCAACCCCATGCAAAAGCGATTATAGAAGCAATCAAGTATCTCTATACACGCCAAAAGATTCATCTTTTCAATTTTCAAAGTGTCACTTCTCAAGAGCTCGAAGTCTTCAAAGAACAAAAGCCGGTTCAACTGATTCGAAAGATAGCCGATCGTTATGGGTTGTGGGATGATTCGGTTGTGGACCTTTTGGAACATGCACTCAACTATAAAGATATCGATGAGTTCGTTAACGAAATTGATCAATGCGATATTGAAGTCAAAAGCATAAGCCAAGGAATAGAAGTCTTAACGGTCCATAAATCCAAAGGGCTTGCGTTTGAGCATACAATCGTTTTAGACCGACTTGGAAAGGATCGAACACGAAAAGAGAACATCATCTTTGACTATGAAGGGATTGCGTTACGCAGACTCGTTTTGAGACAAAAGGGAAGAGAGCATTTTGACCCAGAATATCAGCAACTGCTTGAAAAAGAGGAACGTAAAGAGCGGCGGGAGCTTCGCAATGTCGCATATGTGGCATTGACACGGGCAAGGAACTCTTTAATCGTTTTGAAAAATCCGGACTCAAAACGATACGGATTTTTACAAGAGACAAAAAGAGGCAGTATCATTGTTCAAAAAAGTGGGCAAGAAGATTCTGTCATACCTTTTACATGGAAATTGAGAAACTATGGCAAACAAGAGATTATCGAAGAGCAGGAGTACAAACCGAACGATTTTGCGGCAATTTACAAAGGGGAAGCCTATCACCAAGCTTTGGAAATCGGTTTTGCATATGCCAAAAGCAGATTTGCGCTTTTAAGCGATTTGGAACATATGCAAGAGGAAGTCAAAAAGGTTCAAACGTTGATTGAAAAGAGATTTAAACCTCTTTACTACAAAGAGATTCCATTTGTGAGCGGTGATAAGCTTGGTATAATTGACCTGCTTATACAAGAGGATGATCGCTATGTCATCATCGATTATAAGAGTACAAGACCGCATGATGAGAGCGGATACATAAAACAAGTTCAATTTTACAAAGAGTCCGTAGAGAAGATAACAGGAAAAAAAGCCGAAGGATATCTTCTGTATATCGACGAACTATCTCTAAAAAAGGTTTGA
- a CDS encoding carbonic anhydrase: MKKLVIVTALCAWVFAGVTGEGHHANHWSYSGQEGPQHWGEIDPKFRMCALGVNQSPIDMNRFVDAKLPSLKITYAGIAKEVVYNGHTIKVTTLGKNEVVIDGKPFVLQQFHFHTPSENKINGKQFPMEAHFVHKSKDGEYLVIALMFKEGAKNSALQKILNDLQPEVGQKRMLKEMFNPGDFFPRKLDYYRYDGSFTTPPCTEGVRWIVLKRPVQASKEQIAKMHEIMHNNNRPVQPLKARVILK; encoded by the coding sequence ATGAAAAAACTTGTAATTGTAACTGCTTTATGTGCATGGGTATTTGCGGGAGTGACAGGAGAAGGACATCATGCCAATCATTGGAGCTATTCGGGACAAGAAGGACCACAGCATTGGGGTGAGATAGATCCAAAGTTTCGAATGTGCGCTCTGGGTGTCAATCAATCTCCCATCGACATGAACCGCTTTGTTGATGCGAAACTCCCAAGCCTCAAAATTACATACGCAGGAATCGCAAAAGAGGTTGTCTACAATGGCCATACGATCAAAGTAACTACTTTGGGGAAAAACGAGGTGGTTATAGATGGAAAACCCTTTGTGTTACAGCAGTTTCATTTTCATACACCAAGCGAAAACAAGATCAATGGAAAACAGTTTCCTATGGAGGCGCATTTCGTTCACAAAAGTAAAGACGGAGAGTATCTTGTTATAGCTCTCATGTTCAAAGAGGGAGCAAAAAACAGTGCTTTGCAAAAAATACTCAATGATTTACAACCGGAAGTTGGTCAAAAGCGTATGTTAAAAGAGATGTTCAATCCTGGAGATTTCTTTCCAAGAAAATTGGATTATTATCGATATGATGGTTCTTTTACGACACCTCCTTGTACAGAAGGTGTACGATGGATTGTATTGAAGCGTCCGGTGCAAGCGAGTAAAGAGCAGATAGCCAAAATGCACGAAATCATGCATAATAACAATAGACCAGTACAACCTCTGAAAGCGCGAGTCATTTTAAAATAA
- a CDS encoding (Fe-S)-binding protein has protein sequence MFEFTSISNACIKCGKCIPTCTIHQVNPDEVTSPRGFIELLGDYQKGEIELDKTAKDIFESCFLCTNCVDVCPNSLPTDMIIEEVRHDIAQKYGIAWYKRAFFWLLRNRWAMDLFSKLGYVFKSCALQNEPKGRGLLPKFDLPMIKKDRLLPSMKSKSFLNKYPTRMNKNGKSKVAIFIGCLANYNYTEIGDGLVEILKRLDYEIFIPKKQLCCGAPAYFTGDFDTVEYLTKKNIEYFETFIDEVEAIIIPEATCSAMIKHDWEVFFTNRGMQEWAKRAKKVNEKIFMATQWLANHTDLTVMLEQKGRKFDEVVTYHDACHARKVQGIWKEPRELLGKSFQLVEMEDPNRCCGFGGVTIQTEKFHLAQAAGKPKAAMIEQSGAKIVSAECSACRVQISNSLYQNGVNAIFKNPIELIAKALKES, from the coding sequence GTGTTTGAGTTTACATCAATCAGTAATGCTTGTATCAAATGTGGAAAATGTATTCCCACATGTACGATTCACCAGGTGAATCCGGATGAGGTGACAAGTCCGAGAGGATTTATTGAACTACTTGGAGATTATCAAAAGGGTGAGATTGAGCTGGACAAAACGGCAAAAGATATTTTTGAAAGCTGCTTTTTATGTACCAACTGCGTGGATGTGTGTCCAAACTCTTTGCCGACGGATATGATCATTGAGGAGGTTCGACACGATATCGCACAAAAATATGGAATCGCCTGGTATAAAAGGGCGTTTTTTTGGCTGCTTCGAAACAGATGGGCGATGGATCTTTTTAGTAAATTGGGGTATGTTTTTAAAAGCTGTGCTCTGCAAAATGAACCGAAAGGAAGAGGGCTTCTTCCAAAATTTGATCTGCCGATGATCAAAAAAGATAGACTCCTTCCATCTATGAAAAGTAAAAGCTTTCTCAATAAATACCCCACCCGAATGAACAAAAATGGCAAAAGCAAAGTGGCTATTTTTATAGGATGCCTTGCTAACTACAACTATACAGAGATTGGCGATGGACTGGTGGAGATTTTAAAAAGGCTTGATTACGAGATATTTATTCCCAAAAAGCAGCTTTGCTGCGGAGCTCCTGCCTACTTTACCGGTGATTTTGATACGGTTGAGTATCTTACAAAAAAGAATATCGAATATTTTGAAACATTTATCGACGAAGTGGAAGCGATCATCATACCAGAGGCCACCTGCAGTGCTATGATCAAGCACGACTGGGAGGTCTTTTTTACCAATCGCGGAATGCAGGAGTGGGCGAAAAGAGCCAAAAAAGTGAATGAAAAGATTTTTATGGCAACCCAGTGGCTAGCCAACCATACGGATCTCACAGTAATGTTGGAGCAAAAGGGGAGAAAATTTGATGAAGTTGTGACCTATCATGATGCATGTCATGCCAGAAAGGTGCAAGGGATCTGGAAAGAGCCGAGAGAGCTTCTTGGAAAATCGTTTCAGCTTGTGGAGATGGAAGACCCAAACAGATGTTGCGGATTTGGTGGCGTTACGATACAAACAGAAAAATTTCATCTTGCCCAGGCTGCGGGCAAGCCAAAAGCTGCTATGATCGAACAAAGCGGAGCGAAGATCGTTTCAGCAGAGTGCAGCGCATGTCGTGTACAGATAAGCAATTCTCTGTATCAAAATGGTGTCAATGCAATCTTTAAAAATCCGATAGAGCTGATTGCAAAAGCTTTAAAAGAGTCTTAA